Genomic DNA from Nitratidesulfovibrio vulgaris str. Hildenborough:
AAGGATATGCCGCTAGGGGAAATCGATGACGACCCCGGCAGCCCTCACGGCGGTGCGTCCCCTTCGAAGGCGCAGGACGCGAAGGTCGTCTGTCCTTCCTCGTCTGTGACGGATGCCATGGCAGCCTCGCACGACACATGTCGGCCTGCACCCCTTGCCGGGTTCGCCTGTGGTGGTTCCGCCTCTGCAGGGGCCGGTGAAGGTCCGACTCTCAGTGTTGAACCCGGCGACGGCACGAAAGGAGGGCGAGCATGAGCGCACAGTTCATGACGACGGTCCCTGTGGTGCTGTATCTGGCGCTTTCGTTCGGTGTGGCGTTGTGGGCACGTGGCAGGACAGCGGAAGGCGGTAGCGCCAAGGACATCATCGAGGAGTACTATATCGGCGGGCGGTCCATGGGGGGCTTCGTGCTGGCGATGACCATCATTGCCAGCTACACCAGCGCAGGTAGTTTCGTGGGCGGCCCCGGCGTGGCCTACCGTCTTGGCCTCAGCTGGGTGCTTCTGGCCATGATTCAGGTGCCGACCACGTTCCTGACGCTTGGTGTACTGGGCAAGCGTTTCGCCATCGTCGCGCGCAGGGCCGGTGCCGTGACACTCACAGACTACCTGTTGGCACGCTACCGAAGCCATACCGTGGTGATTCTCTGTTCCGCCGCATTGCTCGTCTTCTTCATGGCGGCCATGCTTGCCCAGTTCATCGGTGGTGCACGCCTGTTCCAGACCGTGACAGGCTACCCGTATGTCGTGGGGCTGGCCCTCTTTGGCGTCACGGTGGTCCTCTATACCGCCGTGGGCGGATTCAGGGCCGTTGTCGTGACCGATGCCGTACAGGGCATCGTCATGGTCGTGGCGGTTGTCGTGGTGCTCCTTGCCGTCATCGACGCTGGCGGTGGGATGACGCAGTGCATCGCCACGCTCAAGGCCATCGACCCCGGGCTCATCACCCCGACGGGGCCGGGCGATGCGGTCCCTCAGCCCTTCATGCTCTCGTTCTGGGTTCTTGTAGGACTGGGTGTGCTTGGCCTGCCCCAGACGACGCAGCGCTGT
This window encodes:
- the panF gene encoding sodium/pantothenate symporter, whose translation is MSAQFMTTVPVVLYLALSFGVALWARGRTAEGGSAKDIIEEYYIGGRSMGGFVLAMTIIASYTSAGSFVGGPGVAYRLGLSWVLLAMIQVPTTFLTLGVLGKRFAIVARRAGAVTLTDYLLARYRSHTVVILCSAALLVFFMAAMLAQFIGGARLFQTVTGYPYVVGLALFGVTVVLYTAVGGFRAVVVTDAVQGIVMVVAVVVVLLAVIDAGGGMTQCIATLKAIDPGLITPTGPGDAVPQPFMLSFWVLVGLGVLGLPQTTQRCMGYRDSRAMHDAMIIGTLLIGFMILCAHLAGTLGRAVLPDLPAGDLAMPSLIVQLLSPFWAGVFIAGPLAAIMSTVDSMLLLASAAIVKDLYVRYRLGGDTSRLRPVTMKRMSVASTAVIGVLVFVAAMEPPDLLVWINLFAFGGLEAVFLWPLVLGLYWRRGNATGAIASILSGVTAFVWLTIAKPDMGGIHAIVPTTLLSLVMFVAGSLAGRPSGREVDALFGGERS
- a CDS encoding YhdT family protein — its product is MAQGTRKDRRFRQADREALLALFAYALYFIWWYVFAYGLGSGNPDDYSYVLGMPAWFFYSCIVGYPLITLTLWAIVRLFFKDMPLGEIDDDPGSPHGGASPSKAQDAKVVCPSSSVTDAMAASHDTCRPAPLAGFACGGSASAGAGEGPTLSVEPGDGTKGGRA